The Paralichthys olivaceus isolate ysfri-2021 chromosome 9, ASM2471397v2, whole genome shotgun sequence genome contains a region encoding:
- the tnip1 gene encoding TNFAIP3-interacting protein 1 isoform X6 — MEGKGPYRIYDPGGSEVKAREEAGGGSSYRQLLEENSILRERMKGLKSLGDLLEESQSEASRLRQRVEELVRDNEALKSSSFAASLCMGGPVQTETQSKPCLHTTAEQKEEQTNCLGKTLQPEKPNAGSVTGVIPPLPQDNIELASQLKRLGSSFSIFAEESNPNQLLAHLGRMAVEFHHLSSKVQKNEQRTSLLQTLCEQLRQENNDLRKKMEEDHHIRNQDLEQLRQENQKLKELVTGGAAASSAAGVAASSSAVTSDTEAPEAKEEPVKEESSAVRPKMEAATPQKSGKATEKTPTKPCDVEVYEKKIKLLEKQRKDVLEVNKQWDIQWNSMKSQFEQKITDLRQRLAESQKTVLELEAEREQRQRDYDKKLLLAKSKIENVQGEKECLNSETNELKQKIRYLQDQLLPLSKQREYQEKEIQRLNRALEEALNLKSPSSSQQPPGQANFADAANNLRKQELLTQIAVLKEQVKIFEEDFRKERSDRERMNEEKEDLRRQVERLQGQITNLTNQLHQAQNECQRERTERCKLERLQMHHKQGFPWQSSFPQPRGARAVGESSRPPPENADQSAAAAAAAASTAAAAAAAAAAGGGGFGKRERQNIDPGKH, encoded by the exons ATGGAAGGGAAAGGCCCGTACCGCATCTATGATCCAGGTGGGAGTGAGGTCAAGGCCAGAGAGGAGGCCGGAGGGGGAAGCAGCTATCGACAGCTACTGGAGGAAAACAGCATACTGAGGGAGCGGATGAAGGGACTTAAGAGCTTAG GTGATTTGCTGGAAGAGTCTCAGTCAGAGGCATCAAGGCTTCGGCAGCGAGTGGAGGAACTTGTGAGAGATAATGAAGCCTTGAAGTCCTCCAGCTTCGCTGCCAGTCTGTGTATGGGAGGGCCCGTCCAAACTGAGACACAAA GTAAACCCTGTTTACACACCACTgcagagcagaaggaggagcagaCAAACTGTTTGGGGAAGACCTTGCAGCCTGAGAAGCCCAAT GCCGGGTCAGTGACAGGAGTAATCCCCCCCCTGCCTCAGGACAACATCGAGCTAGCGAGCCAGCTAAAGAGACTAGGGAGCTCCTTCAGCATATTCGCAGAGGAGTCCAACCCAAACCAGCTGTTAGCTCACCTCGGCCGCATGGCTGTGGAGTTTCACCATCTCTCCTCAAAGGTCCAAAAGAATGAACAGAGGACCTCCCTCCTACAG ACTCTCTGTGAGCAGCtcagacaagaaaacaatgaCCTTCGAAAGAAAATGGAGGAGGACCATCATATCAGGAATCAAGACTTGGAACAGCTGAG ACAGGAGAACCAGAAACTTAAGGAGCTCGtcacaggaggagcagcagcatcatcagccGCAGGAGTAGCAGCATCATCATCTGCTGTAACATCTGATACTGAAGCTCCAGAGGCCAAAGAGGAGCCGGTGAAGGAGGAATCTTCTGCTGTGCGACCTAAGATGGAGGCTGCCACACCACAGAAG AGTGGAAAAGCCACAGAGAAAACCCCGACTAAACCTTGTGATGTTGAGGTATACGAAAAGAAGATCAAGCTTTTGGAGAAGCAGAGAAAGGat GTACTGGAGGTGAACAAGCAGTGGGACATTCAGTGGAACTCCATGAAgtcacagtttgagcagaag ATAACAGATCTCAGACAACGCCTGGCGGAGTCCCAGAAAACTGTGCTTGAGCTGGAGGCTGAGCGAGAGCAGAGGCAGCGCGACTATGACAAGAAGCTGTTGCTAGCCAAGTCCAAGATAGAAAATGTACAG GGGGAAAAGGAGTGTCTCAACTCTGAGACCAATGAGCTGAAGCAGAAGATTCGCTACCTGCAGGATCAGCTGCTGCCCCTCAGCAAACAGAGAGAGTACCAGGAAAAGGAGATCCAACGTCTCAATAGG GCTTTAGAGGAGGCCTTAAACCTAAAATCCCCCTCGTCCTCTCAACAACCACCTGGCCAGGCTAACTTCGCAGATGCAGCCAATAACCTGAGGAAACAGGAACTGCTCACTCAAATAGCTGTACTAAAAGAGCAG GTGAAGATCTTTGAAGAAGATTTCAGAAAAGAGAGGAGTGACAGAGAGCGAATGAATGAGGAAAAAGAAGATCTGAGGCGACAAGTTGAGAGACTCCAGGGTCAGATTACTAATTTGACCAATCAG CTCCATCAGGCACAGAATGAGTGTCAGAGAGAACGCACAGAGAGATGTAAACTGGAGAGACTGCAGATGCATCACAAACAG GGTTTTCCATGGCAGTCATCATTCCCACAGCCCCGAGGGGCCAGAGCAGTTGGAGAGAGTTCAAGACCACCACCAGAGAATGCAG atcagtcagcagcagcagcagcggcagcagcatccacagcagcagccgcagccgcagcagcagctgcaggaggagggggattTGGAAAAAGGGAGCGACAAAACATCGACCCTGGAAAGCACTAA